The nucleotide sequence CCACCGCCTCGTTCCCAGCCGAAATTCCGCACCGGTGGTACGCCGGCGGCAGCTACGGGGCCTCCTCCCTCCACCACGGCGTCGAAGACCTTTCCGACGGCTCGATCCGCGACGCCACCGTCGACAATTCAGACACCGGCTGGAAGCTCTTCGGCGGTCGCCGACTGGGTCGACACCTCTCGATCGAGCTCGGCTACGTCGACCTCAACAACGATGTCGACGGTGAAACGACCCTCTTCGTGTCCTCGGACGGTTCGGGCACCCGACTTAGCGAAGGACCGGTGAGCATCGATCTGGACGAGCCGCACGCGGCCGTGGCTGCAATCGTCGGCACCCTGCCGCTGACAAGGCGCGCCATCTTCTTGGCCAAGGCCGGCGCAACTGCATGGAAAGCGGATCTGACCACGATCAACCAGTTCGGAAACTCAACCCGCTCGGAGTCCGGCACCGATGCCACCTTGGGGATCGGCCTCCAATACCGCGCAGCGAACCGCACCGAGATTCGAGTCGAGTGGGAGAGATATTTCGATGTCGCCGGCGATGACATCGACCTTGCTTCGCTCGGAGTGCTGGTCGGCCTTGGAGGTTGAGGCCTTGACAGGTCGGGGCCCCAATACCCAGCCACTATTCGTCTGCCAAACCGGTCTTGAAAGCACCGACGCATTTCGGATCCATCCGCATCTTCTGCTTGAGCAGGGGTGTGCCATTACGAGCCGGCGGTGAGGATGCCGCCAAGAAGAACGGCGAGGACCGTTTCGGCCCTCGCCATTTAGCGCCTTGCCGGCAAGTCGGCTGTTAGAAGATGAACTTGACGCCGAAGCGGATTTCACGCGGAGCCTGGAACACTTCGTTCAGGCCGAAGCGCGGATCGAGCTGGACGTCGTTGTCGGCGATCACCTGATCGGCCTCGAAACCGGCGAAGAACTCTTCCTCCGAAAGCGGCAGATCCTCCGCGGTCGTCTGGACGTTCCAGACCACCAGTGGGGTGTCTTCGTCGAAGAGGTTGAGCACGTTCATGTTCAGCTCGAGCGCGTACCTGTCGAACTCGAACTGGTGTGCCAGGTAGAGGTCGGTCTGGGTGAGCGTCGGCGTGCGTCCTTCGGAGCCACGCCCATCGGGGTAGAAGGGCAGGCCGGGAGCGACGTTGAGCTCACGCGACACCGGGGTACCGCTGCCCAGGTACT is from bacterium and encodes:
- a CDS encoding porin family protein codes for the protein MTTNKTLGIAVFLITVSTTASFPAEIPHRWYAGGSYGASSLHHGVEDLSDGSIRDATVDNSDTGWKLFGGRRLGRHLSIELGYVDLNNDVDGETTLFVSSDGSGTRLSEGPVSIDLDEPHAAVAAIVGTLPLTRRAIFLAKAGATAWKADLTTINQFGNSTRSESGTDATLGIGLQYRAANRTEIRVEWERYFDVAGDDIDLASLGVLVGLGG